From Marivirga harenae, one genomic window encodes:
- a CDS encoding DUF3822 family protein — translation MDIAKEKVFKTIRKVKDDKFSIEKIEHYCLILEIGERDLQVSVIDIKSNRVLILEDYSLSKTEDEHQKVQVLKALFDEHHLLMVGFWKEVILCFKTPKYCLAPLSYFSKDNARAILKMNCQVEPSDSVGYYKVNSNDSVNIFTYQKEVLKFIRSIYVNSKIKVTHQSGMLVNAVLFNPPFANENELSLYIDRFYLHASVCNNGKLLYFNSFKIQKFDEYIKYINLICNEFKILKKEGIINLWGYIKKDSTHFQELQKNFPAIKIGNRTKKLNFGFKFDEIAEHQYFDVFGNYFNL, via the coding sequence TTGGATATAGCAAAAGAAAAAGTTTTTAAAACCATAAGGAAGGTTAAGGATGATAAGTTCTCTATTGAAAAAATTGAGCATTATTGCTTGATTTTAGAAATTGGAGAAAGAGACCTTCAGGTATCGGTTATAGATATTAAATCTAATCGGGTTTTAATACTTGAAGATTATAGTTTAAGTAAAACTGAGGATGAACATCAAAAAGTGCAAGTTCTAAAAGCGCTTTTTGATGAGCATCATCTATTGATGGTTGGGTTTTGGAAAGAAGTAATCCTATGCTTTAAAACGCCAAAGTACTGCCTAGCACCTCTCTCCTATTTCTCAAAGGACAATGCTAGGGCAATTCTGAAAATGAATTGTCAGGTTGAACCGTCCGATTCTGTAGGTTATTATAAGGTGAATAGTAATGACTCAGTCAATATCTTTACCTATCAGAAAGAAGTTCTAAAGTTCATTCGGTCAATTTATGTTAACAGCAAAATAAAAGTCACTCACCAAAGTGGTATGTTAGTGAACGCGGTTCTATTTAATCCGCCCTTTGCAAATGAAAATGAATTGTCTCTGTACATAGATAGGTTTTACCTCCATGCATCTGTCTGCAATAATGGAAAATTGTTATATTTTAACTCCTTCAAAATCCAGAAATTTGATGAGTATATAAAATATATCAATCTGATATGCAATGAATTTAAAATTTTGAAAAAGGAAGGAATTATTAATCTTTGGGGTTATATAAAAAAGGACTCTACTCATTTTCAAGAACTGCAAAAGAATTTTCCAGCTATTAAAATTGGGAATAGGACCAAAAAATTAAATTTTGGATTCAAATTTGATGAAATAGCCGAACATCAGTATTTTGATGTATTTGGAAACTATTTTAATTTATAA
- the coaD gene encoding pantetheine-phosphate adenylyltransferase codes for MSKRIAIFPGSFDPFTKGHYDIVVRGLKIFDEIIIAIGYNSKKQNRYFDIDLIVNKLEETFEGESRVSVIVYNKLTSNLAKDLQAGFLLRGLRNTTDFEYENSIAQVNKYLNEGLESVFLITAPEYAAISSTIIREVHKFRGNVDEFLPYKID; via the coding sequence ATGTCAAAGAGAATCGCCATTTTCCCTGGTTCATTTGATCCTTTCACGAAAGGACATTACGATATTGTCGTCAGAGGATTAAAGATTTTCGATGAGATCATCATCGCAATTGGCTACAATTCAAAGAAACAAAACCGGTATTTTGATATCGATTTGATCGTGAACAAACTTGAAGAAACTTTCGAAGGCGAATCCAGGGTTTCAGTTATTGTATACAATAAATTGACATCAAATTTAGCCAAAGACTTGCAGGCTGGTTTTTTGTTAAGGGGATTGAGAAACACGACTGACTTCGAATATGAAAACAGTATAGCACAAGTCAACAAATATCTAAACGAAGGTCTGGAATCTGTTTTTCTAATAACGGCTCCAGAATATGCTGCTATAAGTTCCACAATTATTAGAGAGGTACATAAATTCCGAGGAAATGTGGACGAATTTTTACCCTATAAAATTGACTAA
- a CDS encoding PaaI family thioesterase, with protein MQENTVKKDFKLRVEKFLERQEFMKHIGFDLSVIEEGKTEGWLDIQEIHKQQKGLVHGGVTATIADIVAGFAAYTTVPMDCHVVTAEIKVSYFKAGMGEKLHAIGYVVKKGRKLNFCEAEIWAVDGEERSLIAKATTTMAVINPEDINHKMNA; from the coding sequence ATGCAGGAAAATACAGTGAAAAAAGATTTTAAGTTAAGGGTTGAAAAGTTTTTAGAGCGACAAGAATTTATGAAGCATATTGGCTTCGATTTGTCAGTAATTGAAGAGGGTAAAACTGAAGGCTGGCTCGATATTCAAGAAATCCATAAACAGCAAAAGGGTTTGGTGCACGGAGGAGTTACAGCCACAATTGCAGATATTGTAGCTGGTTTTGCTGCATATACAACTGTACCAATGGATTGTCATGTTGTGACTGCTGAAATAAAGGTATCATACTTTAAAGCCGGAATGGGAGAAAAATTGCATGCTATTGGCTATGTGGTTAAAAAGGGAAGGAAATTAAACTTTTGTGAGGCAGAAATTTGGGCAGTAGACGGTGAAGAACGAAGCTTGATAGCCAAAGCCACTACAACTATGGCTGTAATCAATCCAGAAGATATCAACCATAAAATGAATGCCTAG
- a CDS encoding NUDIX domain-containing protein — MTGKARESVNQKFGGKVRVRVGGILIEENKILLLKHEGVGKKEYLWSPPGGGLDFGDDAEKNLEREFVEETGLHIHVHELLFVNEFMTSSIHAIELFFRVEKTGGILKLGNDPEMGKQQILSDLAFFDENKLINTENDYLHNMFIGINKPQEVLNLKGYFKFVNNSIK, encoded by the coding sequence ATGACTGGAAAAGCAAGGGAAAGTGTCAATCAAAAATTCGGTGGCAAAGTAAGGGTTAGAGTCGGTGGGATATTAATTGAAGAAAATAAAATTTTACTTTTAAAACATGAGGGGGTTGGAAAAAAAGAATATTTGTGGTCCCCACCCGGTGGAGGGCTAGATTTTGGAGATGATGCAGAAAAAAACTTAGAAAGAGAGTTTGTAGAAGAAACAGGCTTGCATATTCACGTTCATGAATTACTGTTTGTGAATGAATTTATGACCAGTAGCATCCATGCTATTGAATTATTTTTTAGAGTAGAAAAAACCGGAGGAATTCTTAAATTGGGAAATGATCCTGAAATGGGCAAACAACAAATTTTATCCGATTTAGCATTTTTTGATGAAAATAAATTAATAAACACAGAAAATGACTACTTGCACAATATGTTTATAGGAATAAATAAACCTCAAGAAGTTTTAAATCTTAAAGGATATTTTAAATTTGTGAATAATTCCATAAAATAG